The Desulfovibrio sp. Huiquan2017 genome includes a region encoding these proteins:
- the phnH gene encoding phosphonate C-P lyase system protein PhnH, with the protein MQGHAMNADRDPRDPALENQRIFRAILLTMSHPGTVTVLGNWPKPPKGLHPAAAAVCLALVDMDTPLWIGPAAPLDIQTYLRFHCGCTVSRNPGSAAFGLILDGQELPDLDRFHPGDLEYPDRSATLIIQVRSMNVGRGIPLSGPGIRDENRLHVDGLNPEFWRMLQRNARRFPLGFDVILATQTEIVSLPRTIQVGI; encoded by the coding sequence ATGCAAGGACACGCCATGAACGCGGACCGCGATCCGCGCGATCCGGCCCTTGAAAACCAGCGTATTTTCCGGGCCATACTGCTGACCATGTCCCATCCGGGCACGGTCACCGTGCTCGGCAACTGGCCCAAGCCGCCCAAGGGGCTGCATCCGGCCGCGGCCGCGGTCTGCCTGGCCCTTGTGGACATGGATACGCCCCTGTGGATCGGCCCGGCCGCGCCGCTGGATATCCAGACCTACCTGCGGTTCCACTGCGGCTGCACCGTCTCCCGCAACCCCGGAAGCGCGGCCTTCGGGCTCATCCTGGACGGCCAGGAACTGCCGGACCTCGACCGGTTCCATCCGGGCGACCTGGAATACCCGGACCGCTCGGCCACATTGATCATCCAGGTCCGGTCCATGAACGTGGGCCGGGGCATCCCCCTGTCCGGACCCGGCATCCGGGACGAGAACCGGCTGCACGTGGACGGGCTCAACCCGGAATTCTGGCGGATGCTGCAACGCAACGCCCGACGCTTCCCGCTGGGCTTCGACGTGATCCTGGCAACGCAAACGGAGATCGTCTCGCTGCCGAGAACGATCCAGGTGGGGATTTAA
- the phnK gene encoding phosphonate C-P lyase system protein PhnK, with the protein MTTAPQPMIRARGITKKYGGMIGCREISFDLWPGEVMGIVGESGSGKSTLLGCLSGRLAPTAGSVRYVSREFGDIDVHGCPEPVRRKLLRTELGVVHQNPRDGLRLGVTAGANLGERLMSVGARHYGNIRAEALQWLAEVEIEAGRIDHFPKTFSGGMQQRLQIACNLITRPRIVFMDEPTGGLDVSVQARLLDLLRNLVSRLGLSVIIVTHDLAVARLLAHRLMVMQRGEVVETGLTDQVLDDPQHPYTQLLVSSILQA; encoded by the coding sequence ATGACCACTGCGCCGCAACCCATGATCCGCGCCCGCGGCATCACCAAGAAATACGGCGGGATGATCGGCTGCCGGGAGATATCCTTCGACCTCTGGCCCGGCGAGGTCATGGGCATCGTGGGCGAGTCCGGCTCGGGCAAGTCCACCTTGCTCGGCTGCCTGTCCGGCAGGCTCGCCCCCACGGCCGGATCGGTCCGCTACGTGTCCCGCGAATTCGGCGACATCGACGTGCACGGCTGCCCCGAGCCGGTCCGGCGCAAGCTGCTGCGCACCGAGCTGGGCGTGGTCCACCAGAACCCGCGCGACGGCCTGCGCCTGGGCGTCACCGCCGGAGCCAACCTGGGCGAGCGGCTCATGTCCGTGGGTGCGCGCCATTACGGAAACATCCGGGCCGAGGCCCTCCAGTGGCTGGCCGAGGTGGAGATCGAAGCCGGGCGCATAGACCACTTCCCCAAGACCTTTTCCGGCGGCATGCAGCAACGGTTGCAGATCGCCTGCAACCTGATCACCCGGCCCCGAATCGTGTTCATGGACGAACCGACCGGCGGCCTGGACGTATCCGTGCAGGCGCGGCTGCTCGACCTGTTGCGCAACCTGGTTTCCCGGCTCGGGCTGTCGGTCATCATCGTCACCCACGACCTGGCCGTGGCCCGCCTGCTGGCCCACCGGCTGATGGTCATGCAGCGCGGCGAAGTGGTCGAAACCGGGCTGACAGACCAGGTCCTGGACGATCCCCAACACCCCTACACCCAACTGCTGGTCTCCTCGATACTGCAGGCCTAG
- a CDS encoding carbon-phosphorus lyase complex subunit PhnI, whose protein sequence is MYVAVKGGEQAIDNAHRLMAEERRGDTSVPELTVEQIMEQMRLAVDRVMSEGALYDPWLAALAVKQARGDLVEAVFLLRAYRTTLPRLYESLPVDTTAMEVRRRVSATFKDIPGGQLLGPTFDYTHRLLDFGLAAGQPPEPAPSAPTGEADGERPLSRVMDLLATEGLVERPKDDESAPVGDITKDPPAYPAARDARLQNLARGDEGFLLALGYSSQRGFGDNHPFAGEIRMGETAVSIRPDELGFEVEIGDVTVSECEMVTSFKGSKDELPRFTRGYGLSFGYNERKVMAMALVDRSLQARELGEDVTAPSQDEEFVLSHSDNVEAQGFVQHLKLPHYVDFQADLVMVRAMRAEILKRAEAKAEAEEAA, encoded by the coding sequence GTGTACGTAGCCGTCAAGGGTGGCGAACAGGCCATCGACAACGCCCATCGGCTCATGGCCGAAGAGCGCCGGGGGGACACCTCCGTCCCGGAACTGACCGTGGAACAGATCATGGAACAGATGCGCCTGGCCGTGGACCGGGTCATGAGCGAGGGGGCCCTGTACGACCCGTGGCTGGCGGCCCTGGCCGTAAAGCAGGCGCGCGGCGACCTGGTGGAGGCCGTCTTCCTCCTGCGGGCCTACCGCACGACCCTGCCGAGGCTGTACGAATCCCTGCCCGTGGACACCACGGCCATGGAAGTCCGCCGCCGCGTCTCGGCCACCTTCAAGGACATTCCCGGAGGCCAGCTCCTGGGACCGACATTCGACTACACCCACCGGCTCCTCGATTTCGGCCTGGCCGCCGGGCAACCCCCCGAGCCCGCGCCCTCGGCCCCAACGGGCGAAGCGGACGGCGAACGGCCCCTGTCCCGGGTCATGGACCTGCTGGCCACCGAAGGATTGGTGGAGCGCCCGAAGGACGATGAAAGCGCGCCCGTGGGCGACATCACCAAAGACCCGCCGGCCTATCCGGCCGCCCGCGACGCGCGTCTGCAGAACCTGGCGCGCGGGGACGAAGGCTTCCTGCTGGCGCTGGGCTATTCCAGCCAGCGCGGGTTCGGCGACAACCATCCCTTTGCGGGTGAAATCCGCATGGGCGAGACGGCCGTATCCATCCGCCCGGACGAACTGGGCTTCGAGGTGGAGATCGGCGACGTCACCGTGTCCGAATGCGAGATGGTCACCAGCTTCAAGGGGTCCAAGGACGAACTGCCCCGGTTCACGCGCGGCTATGGCCTGTCCTTCGGCTACAACGAGCGCAAGGTCATGGCCATGGCCCTGGTGGACCGGTCCCTCCAGGCCCGGGAGCTGGGAGAGGACGTCACCGCCCCGTCCCAGGACGAGGAATTCGTTCTCTCCCATAGCGACAACGTGGAGGCCCAGGGGTTCGTCCAACACCTCAAGCTGCCGCATTACGTGGACTTCCAGGCCGACCTGGTCATGGTCCGGGCCATGCGGGCCGAAATTCTCAAACGCGCCGAGGCCAAGGCCGAAGCCGAGGAGGCCGCATGA
- the phnL gene encoding phosphonate C-P lyase system protein PhnL: MTTMISVRDLDKTFTLYTQGGTVIPVFSRLDLDVGAGECVALAGPSGTGKSSLICSLYGNYRPQRGSVTICHEGRPVDIVTATPRQILDIRKKTMGYVSQFLRVVPRVPALDVVAEPLVGLTGDVAAARDRAAFLLKRLNIPAALWSLPPATFSGGEQQRVNIARGFSVEYPVLLLDEPTASLDAENRRVVVGLINEAKTRGAAVVGIFHDEEVRDMVADRLFAMRSFKEAA, encoded by the coding sequence ATGACAACCATGATTTCGGTTCGCGACCTGGACAAGACCTTCACCCTGTACACCCAGGGCGGCACGGTCATCCCGGTCTTCTCCCGGCTCGACCTGGACGTGGGGGCGGGCGAATGCGTGGCCCTGGCCGGTCCCTCGGGCACGGGCAAATCCTCGCTCATCTGCTCGCTGTACGGCAACTACCGGCCGCAACGGGGGTCCGTGACGATCTGCCACGAGGGCAGGCCGGTGGACATAGTCACCGCCACCCCCCGGCAGATCCTGGACATCCGTAAAAAGACCATGGGCTACGTCAGCCAGTTCCTGCGCGTGGTCCCCCGGGTTCCGGCCCTGGACGTGGTGGCCGAGCCCCTGGTCGGTCTGACCGGGGACGTGGCGGCCGCCCGCGATCGGGCCGCCTTCCTGTTGAAGAGACTGAACATCCCCGCCGCCCTGTGGTCCCTCCCCCCGGCCACGTTCTCGGGCGGCGAGCAGCAGCGGGTCAACATCGCGCGCGGCTTCAGCGTGGAATACCCGGTCCTGCTCCTGGACGAACCCACAGCCTCCCTGGACGCCGAGAACCGGCGGGTGGTGGTCGGGCTGATCAACGAGGCCAAAACGCGGGGCGCGGCCGTGGTCGGCATCTTCCACGACGAGGAAGTGCGCGACATGGTGGCCGACAGACTGTTCGCAATGCGCAGCTTCAAGGAGGCCGCATGA
- a CDS encoding alpha-D-ribose 1-methylphosphonate 5-triphosphate diphosphatase, whose product MTREHIFKNARIVLRDEVFTGAVKIADGVIQSIAPGPCNVTDAEDLGNDYLLPGFVELHTDNLEQELEPRPGVFWPDPLASVLAHDNTMAGAGITTVLDAVSLGEYHDGPKRSRMMDLSLKALRRARATGILRADHRLHLRCEFSDPNVLDMLLPHIDDPKLMLVSLMDHTPGQRQFTDTDTYRAYYKKGWSDAEFAELSQRLRATQQACAEDNRQGIVALCRERGIPMASHDDTLPAHVAQAVAEGMAISEFPTTAEAARLAREAGIQIVMGGPNLVRGASHSGNVSARELAGEGLLDIISSDYVPGSLAGGAFALHRDLGFSLPDAVARISANPADAVGLADRGRIACGLRADLVRVREIEGVPAVLRTWSVGCSGSLEITAKNAA is encoded by the coding sequence ATGACCAGGGAACACATCTTCAAAAACGCGCGCATCGTCCTGCGCGACGAAGTTTTCACCGGCGCGGTCAAGATAGCGGACGGGGTCATCCAGTCCATCGCCCCGGGCCCGTGCAACGTGACCGACGCCGAGGACCTGGGCAACGACTATCTCTTGCCCGGCTTCGTGGAACTGCACACCGACAACCTGGAACAGGAACTGGAGCCCCGGCCGGGCGTGTTCTGGCCCGATCCCCTCGCCTCGGTCCTGGCCCACGACAACACCATGGCGGGCGCGGGCATCACCACGGTGCTGGACGCGGTGTCGCTTGGCGAATACCACGACGGCCCCAAGCGCTCCAGGATGATGGACCTGTCCCTCAAGGCCCTTCGCCGGGCGCGGGCCACCGGCATCCTCCGGGCGGACCACCGGCTGCACCTGCGCTGCGAGTTTTCCGACCCCAACGTCCTGGACATGCTTTTGCCGCACATCGACGACCCGAAGCTCATGCTCGTCTCGCTCATGGACCACACCCCGGGCCAGCGCCAGTTCACGGACACGGACACGTACCGGGCCTATTACAAGAAGGGGTGGAGCGACGCGGAATTCGCCGAGCTCTCCCAACGGCTCCGGGCCACCCAGCAGGCGTGCGCCGAGGACAACCGGCAGGGCATCGTGGCCCTGTGCCGGGAGCGGGGCATTCCCATGGCCAGCCACGACGACACCTTGCCCGCCCATGTGGCCCAGGCCGTGGCCGAAGGCATGGCCATCTCGGAATTCCCGACCACCGCCGAAGCGGCCCGCCTAGCCCGCGAGGCGGGCATCCAAATCGTCATGGGCGGCCCCAACCTGGTCCGGGGCGCGTCCCACTCGGGCAATGTCTCGGCCCGCGAGCTGGCCGGGGAGGGCCTGCTGGACATCATCTCCTCGGACTACGTGCCGGGCAGCCTGGCGGGCGGGGCCTTCGCCCTGCACCGCGACCTCGGGTTTTCCCTGCCCGACGCCGTGGCCCGCATCAGCGCCAATCCGGCCGACGCCGTGGGGCTGGCCGACCGGGGGCGCATCGCCTGCGGCCTGCGCGCGGACCTGGTCCGGGTGCGCGAAATCGAGGGCGTGCCCGCCGTGTTACGGACGTGGTCGGTCGGATGTTCCGGGAGCCTTGAAATCACTGCGAAAAACGCGGCCTGA
- a CDS encoding alpha-D-ribose 1-methylphosphonate 5-phosphate C-P-lyase PhnJ, whose protein sequence is MTAAAQMPPAVEAGYNYGYLNEQTKRMIRRAVLKAVAIPGYQVPFAGREMPMPYGWGTGGIQLSASILGPDDVFKVIDQGADDTTNAVSIRKFFAKVTGVETTERTVEATVIQTRHRIPETPLSEGQIMVYQVPIPEPLRWVEPRETETRTMHALEEYGVMHVQLYEDIARHGRIATNFMYPVKVNGRYIMSPSPIPKFDNPKLDRSPALHVFGAGREKRIYAIPPYTEVKSLDFEDFPFEVETWDGCCALCGATDSYLDEVILNDAGERMFVCSDTDYCATRRARGHTGPMADREDLAELTGKTPGKKGNKA, encoded by the coding sequence ATGACCGCCGCCGCACAGATGCCTCCCGCCGTGGAGGCGGGCTACAACTACGGCTATCTCAACGAACAGACCAAACGGATGATCCGCCGGGCCGTACTCAAGGCCGTGGCCATTCCCGGCTACCAGGTGCCCTTTGCCGGGCGCGAGATGCCCATGCCCTACGGCTGGGGCACGGGCGGCATCCAGCTGTCCGCCTCCATCCTCGGGCCGGACGACGTCTTCAAGGTCATCGACCAAGGCGCGGACGACACCACCAACGCGGTCTCCATCCGCAAGTTCTTCGCCAAGGTGACCGGGGTGGAAACCACCGAGCGGACCGTCGAGGCCACGGTCATCCAGACCCGTCACCGCATCCCCGAGACCCCGCTCAGCGAGGGCCAGATCATGGTCTACCAGGTGCCCATCCCCGAGCCCCTGCGCTGGGTGGAGCCGCGCGAGACCGAGACGCGGACCATGCACGCCCTGGAAGAATACGGGGTCATGCACGTCCAGCTCTACGAAGACATCGCCCGGCACGGCCGCATCGCCACCAACTTCATGTACCCGGTCAAGGTCAACGGGCGGTACATCATGAGCCCCTCGCCCATCCCCAAATTCGACAACCCCAAGCTGGACCGGTCTCCGGCCCTGCACGTGTTCGGCGCGGGCCGCGAAAAACGGATCTACGCCATCCCCCCGTACACCGAGGTCAAGAGCCTGGATTTCGAGGATTTCCCGTTCGAGGTGGAGACCTGGGACGGATGCTGCGCCCTGTGCGGGGCGACGGACAGCTACCTGGACGAGGTCATCCTGAACGACGCGGGCGAGCGCATGTTCGTCTGCTCGGATACCGACTACTGCGCCACCCGCCGCGCCCGGGGCCACACCGGCCCCATGGCCGACCGCGAGGACCTGGCGGAACTCACGGGCAAGACGCCCGGCAAAAAAGGAAACAAGGCATGA
- the phnG gene encoding phosphonate C-P lyase system protein PhnG has protein sequence MKPDSDRKAPMDRSSQARKEWMGVLARTGTDRLETAFARLDPEPRFEHLRPPEVGMALVRARAEARGERFNLGEMTMCRCSIRLADGSVGHGFVAGRDKRHAELAALFDALLQDPESGPVLRRTLIEPLAASLDRDRRARNAKTAATRVNFFTMVRGED, from the coding sequence ATGAAACCCGATAGTGACAGAAAGGCCCCCATGGACCGCTCCTCCCAAGCCAGAAAGGAATGGATGGGGGTCCTGGCCCGAACCGGGACGGACAGACTTGAAACGGCCTTCGCCCGGCTCGACCCGGAACCCCGATTCGAACACCTGCGCCCGCCCGAAGTGGGCATGGCCCTGGTCCGCGCCCGGGCCGAAGCCCGAGGCGAGCGCTTCAATCTCGGCGAGATGACCATGTGCCGCTGCTCGATCCGCCTCGCGGACGGCAGCGTGGGCCACGGCTTCGTGGCCGGACGCGACAAACGGCACGCCGAACTGGCGGCCCTGTTCGACGCCTTGCTCCAGGACCCGGAATCGGGCCCCGTCCTGCGCCGGACCCTCATCGAGCCGCTCGCCGCCTCGCTGGACCGGGACCGTAGGGCGCGAAACGCCAAAACAGCAGCCACCAGGGTGAACTTCTTCACCATGGTTCGCGGCGAAGACTAG